In one window of Halobacteriovorax sp. HLS DNA:
- a CDS encoding dicarboxylate/amino acid:cation symporter, which yields MQEASKKEAKLIGIAMIAGLIIGLILYSTGYSDLASYLKPIGTIFIRLLKMVIIPLVLSSIFMAMYNLGTPEALGSMGRKAVGYYFVTTAFAVFLGLIFVNLINPGVGMGAALQDKAGLDGLSEVMAQKVTQSKGLYQTIIDVLINAIPSNPFEAMATSTVLQVIVFAIMFGIVALYMPKKAAPVVSFMESLEAMTLKLTHVVMKLAPLGIFVLMIDIMAKTGFGAIESLSKYMATVIIGLGCHAILLMFIASWRLKKSPLFILKSLSAPLLTAFSTSSSAATLPITMTTVEENLGVRKDTAKFVLPLGATINMDGTALYESVAAIFIAQVYGINLDIGQQIVIFMTASLAAIGAAAIPGAGLITMSIVLGAVGLPIEGIGLILAVDRILDMFRTTVNVFGDCVGTIVVDSMMDKSEFSDRVDKPVIDG from the coding sequence ATGCAGGAAGCATCAAAAAAAGAAGCGAAGCTGATTGGTATCGCAATGATTGCGGGATTAATAATAGGGCTTATTCTCTATTCTACAGGATACAGTGATTTAGCATCATATTTAAAACCTATCGGAACCATCTTTATTAGATTACTGAAAATGGTAATCATTCCTCTTGTCCTATCATCTATTTTTATGGCCATGTATAATTTAGGAACTCCTGAAGCCTTAGGTTCTATGGGAAGAAAAGCTGTTGGATACTATTTTGTAACAACTGCTTTCGCTGTTTTTTTAGGACTAATATTTGTTAACTTAATTAATCCTGGTGTTGGTATGGGAGCAGCTCTTCAAGACAAAGCTGGGCTAGATGGCCTGTCCGAAGTTATGGCACAAAAGGTTACTCAATCTAAGGGATTATATCAGACAATTATTGATGTATTAATAAATGCGATTCCAAGTAATCCATTTGAAGCAATGGCAACATCAACGGTATTACAAGTAATCGTATTCGCTATCATGTTTGGTATTGTTGCTCTTTATATGCCTAAGAAAGCAGCTCCAGTTGTTTCGTTTATGGAGAGTTTAGAAGCAATGACTTTAAAGCTTACTCATGTCGTGATGAAGCTAGCACCACTTGGTATTTTTGTTCTGATGATCGATATTATGGCAAAGACAGGTTTTGGAGCGATTGAATCTTTATCTAAGTATATGGCCACAGTTATTATTGGACTTGGATGCCATGCAATTTTACTTATGTTTATAGCTTCTTGGAGATTAAAGAAATCTCCACTGTTTATTCTTAAAAGTTTAAGTGCTCCATTACTGACTGCTTTTTCAACTTCTTCTTCTGCTGCTACACTTCCTATTACAATGACTACAGTTGAAGAGAATTTAGGAGTTAGAAAAGATACAGCTAAATTTGTGCTTCCTTTAGGTGCAACGATCAATATGGATGGTACTGCTCTGTACGAATCAGTGGCAGCAATTTTTATTGCTCAGGTTTATGGAATTAATTTAGATATTGGACAGCAGATCGTAATTTTCATGACAGCTTCTTTGGCGGCCATTGGTGCAGCTGCGATTCCTGGTGCAGGATTAATCACCATGAGTATTGTTCTTGGTGCAGTAGGGCTACCGATTGAAGGTATTGGACTTATTTTAGCAGTTGATAGAATACTTGATATGTTCCGTACAACAGTTAATGTTTTTGGTGATTGTGTGGGTACAATTGTAGTCGATTCAATGATGGACAAGTCTGAATTTTCAGATAGAGTAGATAAGCCAGTAATAGATGGTTAA
- a CDS encoding twitch domain-containing radical SAM protein — MEGKFLCPFPWMQISTEPEGSVRACCYGDSGKTLGLDVNSTFKISDAQLLEKKINHPELVKLRKSMLSGEIPNFCNGCKRREDVGENSPRRIFLDHYEKEFEILLGKTNLNSGELAVDDISLLELTLGNTCNLKCRSCSPYFSSTLEKEFEQLGIDFSKENVQEIQAFWKQGKLIDSLILLSREVRELKFLGGEPLVTPIHNQLLSILIEKNLSSNMSLTYNTNLTLISDDILSKWSKFKSIKLDISIDGVGELNEYLRFPMKWEKFEKNLEKIFNEKDDLNIEVSFNTVFQAYNIPFIIDLLEYLKPLSKKCPIVPYFIYLDYPYYLKGDVLKVSVLEEIKQRLSLYYSNNEEFYKNTLYGEKNLSNFSLLFSLLDLSILENRTENYFDFIMFTKKLDKLRKQNYFRFLK, encoded by the coding sequence ATGGAAGGTAAATTCTTATGCCCTTTTCCGTGGATGCAAATTAGTACTGAGCCAGAAGGTTCAGTAAGGGCCTGTTGCTATGGAGACTCTGGGAAAACTCTAGGGCTCGATGTTAATTCGACATTTAAAATAAGTGACGCACAATTATTAGAAAAAAAAATAAATCACCCTGAGCTTGTGAAGCTAAGGAAATCGATGTTAAGTGGAGAGATTCCAAATTTTTGTAATGGGTGTAAAAGAAGAGAGGATGTTGGGGAGAATTCTCCTAGAAGAATTTTTTTGGATCATTATGAAAAGGAGTTTGAGATCCTCCTCGGCAAGACGAATTTGAACAGTGGGGAATTAGCAGTAGACGATATCTCTTTACTTGAATTAACACTAGGGAATACCTGTAATTTGAAGTGTAGGTCATGTTCTCCATATTTTAGTTCAACTCTTGAAAAAGAGTTTGAGCAGTTGGGGATAGATTTTTCAAAAGAAAATGTTCAGGAGATTCAGGCCTTTTGGAAGCAAGGTAAGTTAATCGATTCTCTTATTCTACTTTCTAGAGAAGTTCGTGAGTTAAAGTTTTTAGGTGGAGAACCATTAGTTACTCCAATACATAATCAACTTCTCTCTATACTTATTGAAAAGAATCTGTCTTCTAATATGTCTCTAACTTATAATACAAATTTAACCCTTATAAGCGATGATATTCTTTCTAAGTGGTCAAAGTTTAAGAGTATTAAGCTTGATATCTCTATTGACGGTGTAGGAGAGCTAAATGAATATCTACGCTTTCCTATGAAGTGGGAGAAGTTTGAAAAGAATTTAGAAAAAATTTTCAATGAAAAAGATGATTTAAATATTGAAGTGAGCTTCAATACAGTTTTCCAAGCTTACAATATACCTTTTATTATAGATCTTTTGGAATACTTGAAGCCTCTTTCAAAAAAGTGTCCAATTGTTCCGTACTTTATATATCTCGATTATCCTTACTACTTGAAGGGAGATGTCTTGAAAGTAAGTGTTTTGGAAGAGATAAAACAGAGATTAAGTCTGTATTATTCAAACAATGAAGAATTTTATAAAAATACCTTGTACGGAGAAAAGAATCTCTCTAATTTTTCACTTCTTTTTTCACTATTAGACTTATCGATTTTAGAAAATAGAACCGAAAACTATTTTGACTTTATAATGTTTACCAAGAAATTGGATAAATTAAGAAAACAAAATTATTTTCGATTCTTAAAGTGA
- a CDS encoding twitch domain-containing radical SAM protein, whose protein sequence is MTKICPLPWLHFSCNADSSLRLCCNATGDRDVIDNNGDPVLLTSNLSWKKVSNYNFYKDIRSKMLKGVVPEQCKNCYKLDNHGGKSPLSIYEKQFKESMSSLLDRTLESGEILSPSDTPEYCDLTYTNSCNLKCRMCTPELSAPLHKEWKSLNIDFNEDFYENAKNIWDLKLLKSLDFIENTSVLFIQGGEPLINKDIFNYLQELIEKNKASKIYLKITTNLTILSNDWIKVLCQFKGVAFHVSIEGTSELNNYIRFPSKLNQIEENIEKLIKLKRVYPFFVNIHTVFQFMNIHNIESFLKYLQKWKGQLPIIPTMGYLNVPEFYNPKHLEEAKKNMILSSLRNFLNDNKILYTQESGEVTKENFENLLGCIELASEKGCREMEKKALYYIEELDKLRDQSFVKVSNGR, encoded by the coding sequence ATGACAAAGATATGTCCTCTACCCTGGCTGCATTTTAGTTGTAACGCTGATAGTTCATTGCGATTGTGTTGTAATGCAACAGGGGATAGAGATGTCATAGACAATAATGGCGATCCAGTTCTTCTCACAAGTAATCTCTCTTGGAAGAAAGTTTCAAATTACAATTTTTACAAGGACATTAGATCTAAGATGTTAAAGGGAGTCGTCCCTGAGCAGTGTAAGAATTGTTATAAACTTGATAATCATGGCGGTAAGTCTCCATTATCAATTTATGAAAAGCAATTTAAAGAGAGTATGTCTTCTCTATTAGACAGAACTCTCGAAAGTGGTGAGATTCTTTCTCCAAGTGATACTCCAGAGTATTGTGATTTAACTTATACCAATAGTTGCAATCTAAAGTGTCGAATGTGTACTCCTGAGTTATCAGCACCACTTCATAAAGAATGGAAGAGTTTGAATATAGATTTTAATGAAGATTTTTATGAAAATGCTAAAAACATATGGGACTTGAAATTACTAAAGTCTCTAGACTTTATTGAAAATACTTCTGTGCTTTTTATTCAAGGTGGAGAGCCTCTAATTAATAAAGATATATTTAACTACTTACAAGAGTTAATTGAGAAGAATAAGGCCTCTAAGATATACTTAAAGATCACAACTAATTTAACGATATTAAGTAATGATTGGATAAAAGTTCTATGTCAATTTAAAGGAGTTGCCTTTCATGTTTCTATTGAAGGAACTTCTGAATTAAATAATTATATCCGCTTTCCTTCTAAGCTAAATCAAATTGAAGAAAATATTGAAAAATTAATAAAACTGAAAAGAGTATATCCATTTTTTGTAAATATTCATACGGTTTTTCAGTTTATGAATATTCATAATATAGAATCATTTCTAAAGTACTTACAGAAGTGGAAAGGTCAATTGCCCATTATTCCTACGATGGGATATCTCAATGTGCCAGAATTCTATAATCCAAAGCATTTAGAGGAAGCTAAGAAAAATATGATCTTATCATCTTTAAGAAACTTTCTTAATGATAATAAAATTCTATATACTCAAGAAAGTGGAGAAGTTACGAAAGAGAACTTTGAAAACCTATTGGGCTGCATTGAACTTGCAAGTGAGAAGGGATGTCGTGAAATGGAAAAAAAGGCCCTTTACTATATTGAAGAACTTGATAAATTACGAGATCAATCATTTGTGAAGGTTTCTAATGGAAGGTAA
- the rsfS gene encoding ribosome silencing factor: protein MSTDFITLEINKIFEDKNLEFPLNLAMSAAWILGNFKGINLKVLDVTKSSSLTDFFVLGSATNPTMAQSMADEISKQLKAHGYEVISREGSKKGDDWILLDFGDIIVHVFLDISRNVYDLDNLWENAKEVEIPNSYYFSSDDEEKSDDATGKSYF, encoded by the coding sequence ATGAGTACTGATTTTATAACATTAGAGATAAACAAAATATTTGAAGATAAGAATTTAGAGTTTCCTCTAAATCTAGCAATGTCTGCTGCTTGGATACTAGGTAATTTCAAGGGTATTAACCTTAAGGTTCTAGATGTAACTAAATCAAGCTCACTAACTGACTTCTTCGTATTAGGCTCTGCAACTAACCCAACGATGGCCCAATCAATGGCCGATGAGATTTCAAAACAACTAAAAGCTCATGGTTATGAAGTTATCTCAAGAGAAGGTTCTAAAAAAGGTGATGACTGGATTCTTCTAGATTTTGGAGATATTATCGTTCACGTTTTCTTGGACATTTCTAGAAATGTATATGATCTAGATAACTTGTGGGAAAATGCGAAAGAAGTAGAAATTCCAAACTCTTACTATTTCTCTTCAGATGATGAAGAGAAATCTGATGATGCTACTGGAAAAAGCTATTTCTAA
- a CDS encoding 2-oxo acid dehydrogenase subunit E2, which yields MKNIPLKKLEDTSVFRKIAMGTWKTAKDPSVYGILEIDVTDTLLNLEEYSKLHDIKISPSHLVGKALAYCMKRRPEINGMIRGRRIWLRESVTLFYQVNIPGDGADKVSKATLSGCTVEDAQEKTLKQIAQTLKEKAELVRKFKDKDIAKNLNTFKYIPWWFSHIYLNIASFLLYGLNLNLSFLGLPRDPFGSVMITNVGSFGIDLAFAPLCPYTRVPLLLSVGAVSDKVLAVNGQPKIRKVLPIGVTFDHRLIDGVHASQMAKDFKDCFARSKELLFN from the coding sequence ATGAAGAATATACCATTAAAAAAACTCGAAGATACATCTGTCTTCAGAAAAATAGCAATGGGAACTTGGAAGACAGCAAAGGACCCTTCTGTTTACGGAATTCTAGAAATAGATGTTACAGATACCCTGTTAAATTTAGAAGAGTATAGTAAGCTTCATGATATTAAAATTTCTCCAAGTCATTTAGTTGGAAAGGCCCTCGCATATTGTATGAAGCGACGACCTGAAATCAATGGAATGATAAGAGGAAGAAGAATCTGGCTAAGAGAGTCTGTAACTTTATTTTATCAGGTAAATATCCCTGGAGATGGAGCGGATAAAGTTTCAAAAGCAACGCTGTCTGGTTGTACAGTGGAAGACGCACAGGAAAAAACACTCAAGCAAATAGCACAAACTTTAAAAGAAAAAGCAGAACTTGTACGTAAGTTTAAAGATAAGGATATAGCAAAAAACTTAAATACTTTTAAGTATATTCCTTGGTGGTTTTCTCACATCTATCTAAATATTGCCTCATTCTTATTATATGGATTAAATTTGAATCTTTCATTTCTTGGCTTGCCACGAGATCCCTTTGGTTCTGTGATGATTACGAATGTTGGCAGTTTCGGAATAGATTTGGCCTTTGCACCTCTTTGTCCATATACGAGAGTTCCTCTGCTACTTTCGGTAGGAGCTGTTAGTGATAAAGTTTTAGCTGTAAATGGACAGCCTAAAATAAGAAAAGTTCTTCCTATAGGCGTTACCTTTGATCATAGATTGATTGATGGTGTACACGCATCTCAAATGGCCAAAGACTTTAAAGACTGCTTTGCAAGATCGAAAGAGCTTCTATTTAATTAA
- the lgt gene encoding prolipoprotein diacylglyceryl transferase, which yields MNPLNIDPIIFSIGPVAVRWYGMMYVIGFVIANILLKVLVRRGFFKIQEEKIDSMITTMLICMFLGARFAYVFIYNWDYYSQNLTELLHVWQGGLSFHGALAGLLFGGWYFGKKNGVSWAQVMDATALAGTPGLFFGRIGNFINGELYGRVTDSSFGMVFNGGGPYPRHPSQLYEGFAEGLLLTLILWFIMTKVKRHGVIACSFIIGYGFFRYFIEFFREADAQLGYYFGETTTMGQILCIIMIISGFVAMFLNSKRNDPI from the coding sequence ATGAATCCTTTAAATATTGATCCTATAATTTTCTCAATTGGTCCTGTCGCAGTAAGATGGTATGGCATGATGTATGTAATTGGCTTTGTCATCGCTAATATTTTATTAAAGGTTTTGGTACGTAGGGGCTTCTTTAAAATTCAAGAAGAGAAGATAGATTCAATGATAACGACAATGCTTATCTGCATGTTTCTAGGTGCTAGATTTGCTTATGTCTTTATATACAACTGGGACTACTACTCCCAAAATTTAACAGAACTCTTACATGTATGGCAGGGAGGACTTAGTTTTCACGGGGCCCTTGCTGGTCTGTTATTTGGAGGTTGGTACTTTGGGAAAAAGAATGGAGTATCGTGGGCCCAGGTAATGGATGCCACCGCCCTCGCGGGAACTCCTGGCTTATTTTTTGGTCGGATAGGTAATTTCATAAATGGTGAGCTCTATGGACGGGTGACTGATTCATCTTTTGGAATGGTATTTAATGGAGGAGGTCCTTACCCAAGACATCCTTCACAGTTATATGAAGGTTTTGCCGAAGGTTTATTACTCACATTGATTCTTTGGTTTATTATGACAAAAGTTAAAAGGCACGGTGTAATCGCATGTTCGTTTATTATAGGTTACGGATTTTTCAGATACTTTATTGAGTTTTTTAGAGAGGCCGATGCTCAACTTGGATATTATTTTGGAGAGACGACTACGATGGGACAAATCCTTTGTATCATAATGATTATTTCAGGATTTGTGGCAATGTTTTTGAACTCTAAAAGAAATGATCCTATTTAG
- a CDS encoding tryptophan--tRNA ligase, protein MNSKKISLTGIKPTGMPHLGNYLGAIKPALEMANSGQYEAYYFIADYHSLTSVHKAQELNDYIYEVAACWLALGLDPSNVTLYKQSDIPEIMELNWILSCFSAKGLMNRAHAYKALSAENESKGRDTDHGINMGLYTYPILMSSDILFLKSDFVPVGADQLQHIEIARDLANAFNHVYGEVFTLPQAKVQEGELVPGLDGRKMSKSYDNHIPLFLTEKKLRKMINKITTDSSEPSEPKDPENSLIFDFYKLFATEQQIKDLSDWYKRGIGWGEAKLELFNVINEELKGPREKYNELMADRKLIDEILEQGAAKVRPRASEFLKEVKKAIGVI, encoded by the coding sequence ATGAATTCGAAAAAAATTAGTCTTACTGGGATCAAGCCAACTGGGATGCCACATCTTGGAAACTACTTAGGCGCGATTAAGCCTGCATTAGAAATGGCCAACTCTGGACAATATGAAGCTTACTACTTTATAGCTGATTATCATTCTTTGACTTCTGTTCACAAAGCTCAGGAACTTAACGACTATATTTACGAAGTTGCCGCGTGCTGGCTAGCTTTAGGATTAGATCCTTCAAATGTAACTCTATATAAACAAAGTGATATCCCAGAGATCATGGAACTTAATTGGATTCTATCCTGCTTTAGCGCTAAAGGACTTATGAATAGGGCGCATGCTTATAAGGCCTTGTCGGCTGAAAATGAGTCAAAAGGTAGGGACACTGATCATGGAATTAATATGGGTCTCTATACATACCCAATATTAATGTCTAGTGACATTCTTTTCTTAAAGTCTGATTTTGTTCCTGTTGGAGCGGATCAGCTTCAGCATATTGAGATCGCAAGAGATTTAGCAAATGCTTTTAACCATGTTTATGGAGAAGTTTTTACTCTTCCTCAAGCAAAGGTTCAAGAAGGCGAGCTTGTGCCAGGTCTGGATGGACGAAAAATGAGTAAGAGTTACGATAATCATATTCCACTATTTCTAACTGAAAAAAAATTAAGAAAGATGATTAACAAAATCACTACAGATTCAAGTGAACCAAGTGAACCTAAAGATCCAGAGAACTCTTTGATTTTCGATTTTTATAAACTCTTTGCAACTGAGCAGCAAATTAAAGACTTATCAGACTGGTATAAGAGAGGAATTGGTTGGGGAGAAGCAAAGCTAGAGCTTTTCAATGTAATTAATGAAGAGCTTAAAGGTCCACGTGAAAAGTATAATGAATTAATGGCAGACAGGAAATTAATTGATGAAATCTTAGAGCAAGGAGCTGCTAAAGTTAGACCAAGAGCAAGTGAGTTTTTAAAAGAAGTAAAAAAAGCAATTGGTGTAATTTAA
- the obgE gene encoding GTPase ObgE, giving the protein MRFIDEVIITIISGNGGSGNSSFRREKFYPLGGPDGGDGGDGGSVYFRANNGINTLVDYRSKKVFKADHGGDGRNKQMHGSYAEDLILDVPVGTIIRNLETGEIIADLTEHDQKVLLAEGGRGGIGNIHYKSSTNQAPKNFTPGKPGIEMEIELELKLIADIALIGLPNAGKSTMISAISAARPKIADYAFTTLEPNLGVVKMGENNSFVVADIPGLIEDASEGKGLGIKFLKHLERTKAFVHLVDVSWCLDEFEAFEQYVVIREELRKYNEDLLTKKELVCLTKIDAMTDEEIEKYVNFFETQIDRKVLPVSTVSGKNVGLLKSLMLKTFEDYEA; this is encoded by the coding sequence ATGCGGTTTATAGACGAAGTAATTATCACGATAATTAGTGGAAATGGTGGTTCAGGTAACTCCAGTTTCCGTCGTGAGAAGTTTTACCCACTCGGTGGCCCTGATGGAGGTGACGGAGGAGATGGGGGAAGCGTTTACTTTAGAGCAAACAATGGTATTAACACGCTCGTCGACTACAGATCTAAGAAAGTTTTTAAGGCCGACCACGGTGGTGACGGTAGAAATAAGCAAATGCATGGAAGTTATGCAGAAGATCTCATTCTAGATGTTCCAGTAGGAACCATTATTAGAAACCTTGAGACAGGCGAGATAATCGCAGATTTAACTGAACATGATCAGAAAGTTCTTCTAGCTGAAGGAGGAAGAGGTGGTATTGGAAATATTCACTACAAATCTTCTACCAATCAAGCACCAAAGAACTTTACTCCAGGAAAACCTGGTATAGAAATGGAAATAGAGCTTGAACTCAAGCTCATTGCTGATATTGCTCTCATAGGTCTCCCAAATGCCGGTAAATCAACAATGATTTCAGCAATCTCTGCAGCCAGACCAAAGATTGCAGACTATGCCTTCACAACCTTAGAACCAAATCTAGGCGTTGTAAAAATGGGAGAGAATAACTCTTTTGTAGTGGCCGACATTCCAGGACTTATTGAAGATGCATCAGAGGGAAAAGGACTAGGAATTAAATTTCTAAAACACCTAGAGAGAACTAAGGCATTTGTACACCTGGTTGATGTTTCATGGTGCCTAGATGAATTTGAAGCTTTTGAGCAGTATGTTGTCATAAGGGAAGAATTAAGAAAATATAATGAAGATCTTTTAACTAAAAAAGAATTAGTTTGCTTAACTAAGATCGATGCAATGACCGATGAAGAAATTGAAAAATACGTAAATTTCTTTGAAACTCAAATTGATAGAAAAGTCCTCCCAGTCTCTACTGTATCGGGAAAGAATGTTGGTCTTTTAAAATCATTGATGTTAAAAACTTTTGAAGACTACGAGGCATAG
- a CDS encoding twitch domain-containing radical SAM protein, with protein sequence MIEKFCILPFVQLEIQPNGNIFVCCHSNTPEILGNLHEENLEEIWNGPKVKAFQDKFLSGKYDQISHCKDCFYYEQHNMESWRTKENKNWAKYLEEINSGKEVKLKFPKSLSIRISNLCNFSCRSCKPSTSTAWFADAKFLNPKGNYKKLNCTPADNPLSKQLAPYWSEIEHLYFAGGEPLLEKDHYLIIDEVIKYNKSIMINYDTNFSILEFGKWNVLDQWNQLESVVVSGSIDGFGPVGEYIRKGLDWPLYIKNWNRIKNECPNVRLKSNFTLSIYNMFHVLDFIEEMQRIELFNGLNEHDFEISLVEEPSWMSLQALPLEVKKEVEFRYKNFMKNNSFGRINQDLQSALNYMMAEDKSHQLGALKGFTKKLDLLRSEDFNELFREESQILFGSI encoded by the coding sequence ATGATAGAGAAGTTCTGCATACTACCATTTGTTCAATTAGAAATTCAGCCAAATGGAAATATATTTGTATGTTGTCATTCGAATACTCCTGAGATCCTAGGAAATCTTCATGAAGAAAACTTAGAAGAAATTTGGAATGGGCCTAAAGTTAAGGCCTTTCAAGATAAATTCTTATCAGGTAAGTATGATCAAATTTCACACTGTAAGGATTGCTTCTATTATGAACAACATAATATGGAATCTTGGAGAACCAAAGAGAATAAAAACTGGGCTAAATACTTAGAGGAAATAAATAGTGGCAAGGAAGTAAAATTAAAATTTCCTAAAAGCTTATCCATTAGAATATCCAATTTATGCAATTTTTCATGTCGCTCTTGTAAACCTTCTACTAGTACAGCTTGGTTTGCAGATGCAAAATTTTTAAACCCAAAAGGTAATTATAAAAAGCTAAATTGTACTCCCGCAGATAATCCTCTTTCAAAACAATTGGCGCCATATTGGTCGGAAATTGAACACTTATATTTTGCTGGAGGAGAACCATTATTAGAGAAAGATCACTATTTAATTATTGATGAGGTGATTAAATATAATAAATCAATCATGATAAATTATGATACGAATTTTAGTATTTTAGAATTTGGAAAATGGAATGTTTTAGATCAGTGGAATCAGTTAGAGAGTGTTGTTGTGTCTGGAAGCATTGATGGATTTGGACCTGTGGGTGAGTACATAAGAAAAGGACTTGATTGGCCTCTCTATATAAAGAATTGGAATCGAATAAAGAATGAATGTCCTAATGTACGTTTAAAATCTAATTTTACTTTATCGATATATAATATGTTTCATGTCTTAGACTTTATTGAGGAAATGCAAAGAATAGAGCTTTTTAATGGTCTTAATGAGCATGACTTCGAGATATCTCTGGTTGAAGAACCAAGCTGGATGTCACTACAGGCGCTTCCTTTAGAAGTTAAAAAAGAAGTGGAGTTTCGCTATAAAAATTTTATGAAAAATAATAGCTTTGGAAGAATCAATCAAGATCTTCAAAGTGCGCTGAATTATATGATGGCAGAAGATAAATCTCATCAATTAGGAGCTCTAAAAGGTTTTACAAAGAAATTAGACTTGCTAAGGTCAGAAGATTTTAATGAGCTATTTCGTGAAGAATCTCAAATATTATTTGGAAGTATATGA
- the rpmA gene encoding 50S ribosomal protein L27, whose product MAHKKAGGSTSNGRDSNPNMYGVKKFGGERVVSGNIIIRQAGNKFHAGPGVKEGKDCTLFAVTEGSVKFSYYNKKKKIVSVVQG is encoded by the coding sequence ATGGCACACAAAAAAGCCGGTGGTTCGACAAGTAACGGACGTGATTCTAACCCAAATATGTACGGGGTTAAGAAATTTGGTGGAGAAAGAGTAGTTTCTGGAAACATCATCATCAGACAAGCAGGAAACAAGTTTCATGCTGGTCCAGGTGTAAAAGAAGGTAAAGACTGTACGCTTTTCGCGGTAACAGAAGGTTCTGTTAAATTTTCTTACTACAACAAGAAAAAGAAAATCGTATCAGTTGTACAGGGTTAA
- a CDS encoding 23S rRNA (pseudouridine(1915)-N(3))-methyltransferase RlmH translates to MKDIHLIVIGKYKDKNLESLEEQYLKRITGPKLKIHELKSMRENLELEANEVLKKLNDLAPSYPILMAENGKLRNSVDFSKWLYSLIETRSEKIVLIIGGASGHGQKVLELAKERLSLSPMTYPHKLARLLIVEQLYRAQTIHTGHPYHK, encoded by the coding sequence ATGAAAGATATTCATCTTATCGTTATTGGAAAATATAAGGATAAGAACCTTGAGTCTCTTGAAGAACAATATCTAAAAAGAATTACTGGACCAAAGCTTAAAATACATGAGCTGAAGTCCATGCGTGAAAACTTAGAACTTGAGGCCAATGAAGTTCTAAAAAAACTCAACGATCTAGCACCGAGCTACCCTATCCTCATGGCAGAAAATGGTAAATTAAGAAATAGCGTCGATTTTTCTAAGTGGCTCTATTCATTAATCGAAACGCGTTCAGAGAAAATCGTTCTTATTATTGGGGGCGCAAGTGGACATGGCCAAAAAGTATTAGAACTTGCTAAAGAAAGGCTCTCCTTATCTCCAATGACTTATCCACACAAATTAGCAAGACTTCTCATTGTCGAGCAACTTTACAGGGCACAAACCATTCATACTGGACACCCTTATCACAAATAG